The following are from one region of the Leishmania major strain Friedlin complete genome, chromosome 22 genome:
- the PAR45 gene encoding putative peptidyl-prolyl cis-trans isomerase produces the protein MSSFQAHVAKLARAAETVSADAEQAPPAVAIPLHEAAQSLPPHIITATDPVKLNKQASIFRCPAWAGLPSRPFHLHCVRGKVPYPALGLQRFPYYLFGKNPVCDYVLEHPSISSVHAALIFNKEHVCFVLLDLGSTNGVRLEGKRVEPRKPIPIAVGSVLQFGYSTRTYELRAGAPPQLKRLREEGDEDKAAQQHGSGLASTDSGLCEADKVSLSAAVAGGTATCSATAPSAVVTSSTSADAAVPPAPEGQVASEQRTCSVTAEAATSSAHGAVTSAVGRMTEPAATTVMHTAADATGGSPAEAATASAAAEYAPIHLFQLVIKHKDVENPISRGRNKGEIITRSRADALDMARYILADHQRRVPVAPALGFSPWTPEEFVAAVDEYCEVSAKKKRGDLGVVEKGTFADEIDEAAFKLRRGEVSAPVETQLGIHLLYRCD, from the coding sequence ATGAGCAGCTTCCAAGCACACGTGGCGAAGCTAGCGCGGGCGGCGGAGACTGTCTCTGCCGACGCCGAGCAGGCCCCCCCGGCTGTCGCGATCCCACTGCACGAGGCCGCACAGTCTCTGCCGCCACACATCATCACCGCGACAGACCCGGTCAAGCTGAACAAGCAAGCCTCGATTTTCCGCTGCCCTGCATGGGCAGGTCTGCCGTCGCGGCCTTTCCATCTTCACTGTGTGCGAGGCAAGGTGCCGTATCCTGCCCTTGGCCTGCAGAGGTTTCCGTACTACCTCTTTGGCAAGAACCCAGTGTGCGATTACGTGCTGGAGCACCCCTCCATCAGCTccgtgcacgccgcgctgatCTTCAACAAGGAGCACGTCTGCTTTGTGCTGCTTGACCTGGGCTCCACCAACGGGGTGCGACTCGAAGGGAAGCGTGTGGAGCCGCGCAAGCCCATCCCTATCGCGGTCGGATCGGTGCTGCAGTTTGGCTACAGCACGCGCACCTACGAGCTCCGCGCgggggcgccgccgcagctgaaGCGCCTTCGCGAGGAAGGTGACGAAGAtaaggcggcgcagcagcacgggtCGGGGCTGGCGTCGACGGACAGTGGACTCTGCGAAGCAGATAAGGTGtcgctctctgctgctgtcgccggcgGCACTGCCACTTGctcggcgacagcgccaaGTGCTGTGGTCACTTCGTCCACCagcgccgatgccgctgtgccCCCGGCCCCCGAAGGACAGGTAGCAAGCGAGCAAAGAACATGCTCCGTGACTGCAGAGGCTGCCACTTCCAGTGCtcacggcgccgtcaccagcGCTGTTGGACGGATGACTGAGCCTGCGGCGACGACTGTAATGCATACAGCTGCGGATGCAACCGGCGGCTCGCCGGCAGAAGCTGCGACtgcctctgcagcggcggagtATGCCCCCATTCACCTCTTCCAGCTCGTCATCAAGCACAAAGACGTTGAGAACCCTATCTCGCGCGGGCGCAACAAAGGCGAGATCATCACCCGCTCTCGCGCCGACGCACTCGACATGGCGCGTTACATTCTGGCCGATCATCAGCGGCGAGTGCCAGTCGCTCCGGCGCTTGGCTTCTCGCCATGGACCCCCGAGGAGTTCGTTGCGGCTGTCGACGAGTACTGTGAGGTGTcagcgaagaagaagcgcggCGATCTGGGAGTGGTCGAGAAGGGCACCTTCGCGGACGAGATCGACGAGGCGGCGTTtaagctgcgccgcggcgaggtgAGCGCGCCGGTGGAGACACAGCTCGGTATCCATCTCTTGTACCGCTGCGATTGA
- a CDS encoding putative kinesin encodes MISTQTASSIEVAVRVRPIRGEIRESRTAWHVDATSLTEIAQPDCAFTFDRVYDIAATTAEVYERNVRGNIVARVAQGYNGTVFAYGQTGSGKSYTMFGDTATRSPGLIRLAVHDLFEAVGAEQQLKPYMHTEVFVSVLEIYNEQLRDLLRGGDAGGGGANGAPSATSAHGWASASSPPTTASLSASPPVLSIRENAYGVYVHNALRMQVASEQECTSIIYTHAASRVSAATAMNEHSSRSHCVIRISVERSHYIEDALSEADGEEDEDEGLATQEEDDEDDGRASSTQTGLSGTSNAGRRAARCAGTTARAKSAKHKKKVISTLNMVDLAGSERVAKTGATGMRMIEGGHINKSLTTLATVIDRLANEASHPHTGGAASFIPYRDSRLTHLLKTAIGGNSFTVVLCCITPAIESADESRSTLQFASRAKRIKNKVRVNEVANVHTRMRELEGALRHTRKLLIAQTLYLWSKNLKIQKYEAQLPHIGQTNSPLSEHTPAASGPPLLMNRQQQQSMIIAQLTAQNDALQEELRDLKTRVELAREGGGRDGGGNVLTCAGAGALAELVSLRQSLDSTQQLLKEREATLEATQASLHELDGLCRELEGENKAQADKIKALARRNSEAEELMCAVEEEHGALQQEVKLLRSQLQQSQARLLEKHRGDDYLAELTTLHVAHQNLQHSYNQLKEKADREKAELMQRLTRLTESNNTLEDELDEAKDRGSLINSHLWRLLSAAAQVTQGTPLQINDPAATVRDTQVMEAVRSLTNAAAMANRRGSDGAGAGESVNELRSRIRLLEEQLGAKDAQRDVIIDAKLKRIQGLVLRLNSVNIVLIEEMRQCFHDNELLLEIAMKTSKTQKKVEKAGLTMRSLEAALNRARLTQPPHKPLYHN; translated from the coding sequence ATGATTTCGACGCAGACGGCGAGCTCGATCGAGGTGGCCGTCCGTGTCCGCCCCATCCGTGGAGAGATTCGCGAGTCGAGGACTGCCTGGCATGTCGACGCGACATCCCTCACCGAGATCGCACAGCCGGATTGCGCCTTCACTTTTGATCGTGTCTACGATATcgccgcgacgacggcagagGTGTACGAGCGGAATGTGCGTGGCAACATCGTGGCGCGAGTGGCGCAAGGGTATAACGGTACTGTGTTCGCTTACGGCCAGACTGGGAGCGGCAAGTCGTACACCATGTTCGGTGACACCGCGACCCGTTCGCCTGGGCTTATTCGCCTTGCCGTCCATGACCTCTTCGAGGCTGTCGGTGCGGAGCAGCAACTGAAGCCCTACATGCACACGGAGGTGTTTGTTTCTGTGTTGGAGATCTACAatgagcagctgcgtgaCCTACTccgaggcggcgacgccggtgGGGGCGGTGCCAATGGTGCACCATCCGCCACCTCTGCTCACGGATGGGcgtctgcgtcgtcgccaccgaCCACAGCGTCTCtctcggcatcgccgccggtgctTAGCATTCGTGAGAACGCGTACGGCGTGTACGTGCACAACGCCCTTCGCATGCAGGTCGCGTCGGAGCAGGAATGCACCAGCATCATCTACACCCACGCGGCGTCGCgggtgtcggcggcgacggcgatgaaCGAGCACTCCAGCCGCTCCCATTGTGTGATACGCATCTCGGTGGAGCGCTCGCACTACATCGAGGACGCTCTCTCCGAGGCTGACGGGGAAGAAGACGAGGATGAGGGCCTCGCTACACaagaggaagacgacgaggatgacgggcgcgcctcgtccacACAGACTGGTCTGAGCGGCACGAGCAACGCGGGGCGTAGAGCGGCACGCTGTGCCGGAACAACGGCAAGGGCGAAGTCTGCGAAGCACAAGAAGAAGGTCATCTCGACGCTGAACATGGTCGACCTGGCGGGCTCGGAGCGGGTGGCGAAGACGGGTGCGACGGGAATGCGTATGATCGAGGGTGGCCATATCAACAAATCTCTCACAACCCTGGCCACCGTCATCGACCGCCTGGCAAACGAGGCGAGTCATCCGCACAccggcggtgccgcatcCTTCATCCCCTACCGGGATTCGCGGCTGACACATTTGCTGAAGACCGCCATCGGAGGCAACTCGTTCACGGTTGTGCTGTGCTGTATCACCCCCGCCATCGAGAGCGCCGACgagtcgcgcagcacccTGCAATTTGCCTCTCGCGCCAAGCGCATCAAGAACAAGGTACGCGTGAACGAGGTGGCcaacgtgcacacgcgcatgcgggAGCTCGAGGGGGCActgcggcacacacgcaagctcCTTATCGCCCAGACGCTTTACCTGTGGAGTAAGAATCTGAAGATACAGAAGtacgaggcgcagctgccccaTATCGGGCAGACGAATTCGCCACTGAGTGAGCACACGCCGGCCGCCTCTGGCCCACCTCTGCTGATGAaccggcagcaacagcaatCCATGATCATTGCGCAGCTCACCGCACAGAATGATGCACTGCAGGAAGAGCTTCGCGATCTCAAAACCCGAGTAGAGCTCGCGCGCGAGGGTGGCGGTCGTGATGGTGGTGGCAATGTGTTGAcctgcgctggcgctggcgccCTTGCCGAGCTTGTTTCTTTGCGACAGTCACTAGATTCCACTCAGCAGCTCTTGAAGGAGCGCGAGGCAACTCTGGAGGCGACGCAGGCATCCCTTCACGAGCTAGACGGTCTTTGTCGGGAATTGGAGGGGGAGAACAAGGCCCAGGCGGACAAGATCAAGGCGCTTGCTCGGCGTAACAGCGAAGCCGAGGAGCTCATGTGCGCTGTCGAGGAAGAGCACggggcgctgcagcaggaggtGAAGCTGCTACGCTCGCAGCTTCAGCAAAGTCaggcgcggctgctggagAAGCACCGCGGTGACGACTACCTCGCCGAGCTCACGACATTGCATGTCGCGCATCAAAACCTGCAGCACTCATATAACCAGCTaaaggagaaggcggaccgcgagaaggcggagctgATGCAGCGCTTGACCCGGCTAACCGAGAGCAACAATACTCTCGAAGACGAGCTCGACGAGGCCAAGGACCGCGGCAGCCTCATCAATTCGCACCTCTGGCGTCTGCtgagcgctgcagcgcaggtgACGCAGGGAACGCCATTGCAGATTAACGATCCAGCAGCTACCGTGCGCGATACCCAGGTGATGGAGGCTGTGCGGTCTCTCACAaacgctgctgcgatggcgaaccgcagaggcagcgacggcgccggaGCTGGCGAGAGCGTGAACGAGCTTCGCAGTCGCATCCGCTTGCTCGAGGAGCAGCTTGGCGCGAAGGATGCGCAGAGGGACGTGATCATTGACGCGAAGTTGAAGCGCATTCAGGGGCTAGTGCTGCGCCTTAACAGCGTCAACATTGTTCTCATCGAGGAGATGCGGCAGTGCTTCCACGACAACGAGCTGCTCCTCGAGATTGCCATGAAGACGTCCAAGACTCAGAAgaaggtggagaaggcgggGCTGACGATGCGGTCGCTGGAAGCTGCGTTGAACCGGGCCCGCTTGACACAGCCGCCGCACAAGCCTCTTTACCACAACTGA
- a CDS encoding putative proteasome regulatory ATPase subunit 1, with product MSNEKGACQTKNTVRVKDDDKEEKEIIPLDKDDIALLNLYGSGPYHASIKELEEFVKSHVEELNKMGGMKESEMGLAPAVQWDLNSDQKVLERENPLHVGRCERILNKGQDDARYVISIREHAKYVVTIGERVAPEDIEESMRVGIVMGYSKIQIEIPLPPRIDRSVSMMQVEDKPDVTYADVGGVKEQIERIREVVELPITHPEKYTQLGIDPPKGVLLYGPPGTGKTLLAKAVANRTDATFIRVIGSELVQRYIGEGARMIREIFQLARTKKACIIFFDEVDAVGGSRGSGDGDDEIQRTMLEMVNQMDGFDSRGNIKVIMATNRPDTLDPALTRPGRMDRKLEIGLPDLEGRTNILRIHSRSLSCEKDVRFELIARLCPNTTGADLRSVCTEAGMFAIRARRKTITEKDFLDSVNKVVKGQHKFSATAKYMVYN from the coding sequence ATGTCGAACGAGAAGGGCGCGTGCCAGACCAAGAACACGGTCCGCGTGAAGGACGACgacaaggaggagaaggagatcATCCCACTGGACAAGGATGACATTGCGCTGCTGAACCTGTACGGCTCCGGCCCCTACCACGCAAGCATCAAGGAGCTTGAGGAGTTTGTGAAGTCGCacgtggaggagctgaacaAGATGGGTGGCATGAAGGAGAGTGAGATGGGTCTCGCGCCGGCTGTGCAGTGGGACCTGAACAGTGACCAGAAGGTGCTGGAGCGCGAAAATCCACTGCACGTTGGCCGCTGCGAGCGCATCCTCAACAAGGGCCAAGACGATGCCCGGTATGTGATCAGCATCCGCGAGCACGCCAAGTACGTCGTCACCATCGGCGAGCGTGTCGCACCGGAGGATATTGAGGAGTCCATGCGTGTTGGCATTGTCATGGGATACAGTAAGATCCAGATCGAGAtcccactgccgccgcgcatcGATCGATCCGTGTCAATGATGCAGGTAGAGGACAAGCCCGACGTGACCTACGCCGACGTGGGCGGTGTCAAGGAGCAGATCGAACGCATTCGtgaggtggtggagctgccCATAACACACCCGGAGAAGTACACACAGCTGGGCATTGATCCCCCGAAGGGTGTGCTGCTCTATGGCCCTcccggcaccggcaagacgctgctggccaAGGCCGTGGCAAACCGCACGGATGCCACGTTCATTCGTGTGATCGGCTCCGAGCTAGTGCAGCGGTACATTGGCGAAGGCGCGCGCATGATTCGGGAGATCTTCCAGCTGGCGCGCACGAAGAAGGCGTGCATTATCTTCTTCGACGAGGTCGACGCCGTcggtggcagccgcggcagcggcgacggcgatgacgagATTCAGCGCACCATGCTGGAGATGGTGAATCAGATGGACGGCTTCGACTCACGCGGCAACATCAAGGTAATCATGGCGACGAACCGGCCTGACACGCTAGACCCCGCTCTGACTCGGCCGGGGCGCATGGATCGCAAGCTCGAAATTGGTCTGCCGGACTTGGAGGGCCGCACGAACATCCTGCGTATCCAttcgcgctctctctcatgCGAAAAGGACGTGCGGTTCGAGTTGATTGCCAGGCTGTGCCCAAACACCACCGGCGCTGATCTGCGGTCGGTTTGCACGGAGGCCGGCATGTTCGCCATCCGCGCCCGCCGCAAGACAATCACCGAGAAGGATTTCCTGGACTCGGTGAACAAGGTAGTGAAGGGCCAGCACAAGTTCAGCGCCACTGCCAAGTACATGGTGTACAACTAA
- a CDS encoding rer1 family-like protein has protein sequence MPSSNDLLGPRVGNTFLRKARVTYKRYLDASVPHCALRWCFFAFLAILYVARVVTFGGFYVITYGLCIHLLYLLLLLITPLSDPDESEGTPLPMTHTDSDEYRPFMPKVQEFVVWKQMFTVLFVCLFLTMFSFLDIPVFWPILVLYFLALFATQVGGRVRHMIKHGYVPWNAGKPKFVPKSTS, from the coding sequence ATGCCGTCATCCAACGACCTCCTTGGGCCGCGTGTCGGTAACACTTTTTTGCGCAAGGCGCGTGTCACCTACAAACGCTACCTCGATGCGTCCGTGCCGCACTGTGCGCTGCGTTGGTGCTTCTTCGCCTTTTTAGCGATCCTGTACGTGGCCCGCGTGGTCACCTTCGGTGGCTTCTACGTAATCACCTATGGCCTGTGCATTCACCTGCTCTacctgctcctgctgctaATCACTCCGCTGTCGGACCCGGATGAGAGCGagggcacgccgctgccaatGACACACACGGACAGTGACGAGTACCGCCCGTTTATGCCTAAGGTGCAGGAGTTCGTGGTATGGAAGCAGATGTTCACGGTGCTGTTCGTGTGCCTCTTCCTGACCATGTTTTCCTTTCTCGACATCCCCGTCTTCTGGCCGATTCTCGTGCTTTACTTCCTCGCGCTGTTTGCGACGCAGGTTGGCGGGCGGGTGCGACACATGATCAAGCACGGCTATGTACCGTGGAACGCTGGCAAGCCCAAGTTCGTGCCCAAGAGCACTTCGTGA
- a CDS encoding ubiquitin-conjugating enzyme-like protein — translation MQAARLPTRIATGDGEDAPQTPPVHAPATPAATDEQETDQPQQAVGEATTPADRAGFQPPSAEALATRQSRNSAGAEKMGGGQRLRDHTTAQRRLMQDYRTFQKNMAEGTSSNITALPVDGDFFHWHAVISGPCDTPWEGGLFKLDLIFGDDYPFSPPKVRFRTKDVFHPNVYVDGNICMDTLKSSWQSSLNLEALLISIQSLLSDPNPLSAANGAAARLLTENRSAYDEKIRALVEESLEQSFSMDDDSDDAEVDEEAV, via the coding sequence ATGCAGGCAGCTCGTCTCCCGACTCGGATTGccaccggcgacggtgagGATGCGCCGCAGACTCCACCCGTCCACGCCCCGGCGACCCCCGCCGCCACGGACGAGCAGGAGACGGATCAACCCCAGCAGGCTGTAGGCGAGGCGACGACGCCCGCGGACCGGGCTGGGTTTCAGCCGCCCTCCGCCGAGGCCCTGGCCACCCGGCAGAGCCGCAATAGCGCCGGCGCGGAGAAGATGGGTGGCGGTCAGCGGCTGAGAGACCACACGACggcccagcgccgcctcatGCAGGATTACCGCACGTTCCAAAAGAACATGGCCGAGGGCACCAGCTCCAACATCACCGCGCTGCCTGTAGATGGTGACTTCTTTCACTGGCACGCCGTCATCTCGGGCCCTTGCGACACACCGTGGGAGGGCGGCCTCTTCAAGCTGGACCTCATCTTCGGCGATGACTACCCGTTCTCGCCGCCAAAGGTCCGCTTCCGCACCAAGGATGTCTTTCATCCCAATGTCTACGTTGACGGCAACATCTGTATGGACACGCTGAAGAGCAGTTGGCAATCATCGCTTAAcctggaggcgctgctgatATCGATTCAGTCCCTTCTGTCAGACCCAAACCCACTCTCTGCCGCCaacggggcggcggcgcggctccTGACGGAGAACCGTAGCGCCTACGACGAGAAGATACGCGCCTTGGTGGAGGAAAGCCTTGAGCAGAGTTTTTCCATGGATGATGATAGCGATGACGCCGAGGTGGATGAGGAGGCCGTTTAG
- a CDS encoding putative proteasome regulatory ATPase subunit 5, giving the protein MPSAKEVAEARAYAQAQEEATDKRKLQNISETELNELDTLTNDQLRTRARNLHQETQTLRSFENRSKQELVSLKRDVEMGKKRVKENNRLPYLVASIAEVLDLSDDEDEAEELAVGRKKPERKQKSAVVKTTNRYTVFLPVAGLVDAERLSPEDLVGVNKDTFLVLDTLPPDYDSRVKAMEIDEKPKEKYTDVGGLDKQINELIEAVVMPITHKEQFEKIGIQPPKGVLLYGSPGTGKTMLARACAAATDACILRLAGPQLVQMFIGDGARIVRDAFALAKKKAPSIIFIDELDAVGSKRSDEGKHGSREVQRTMLELLSQLDGFGSSDDVKVIAATNRIDVLDPALLRSGRLDRKVEFPMPDEEARASILEIHSRRMNLDKDVNFKELARCTDDMNGAQLKAVCVEAGMLALRHDRTYVAHEDFVEGVAAVQARKKTNLNYYA; this is encoded by the coding sequence ATGCCGTCCGCAAAGGAGGTAGCAGAGGCGCGCGCCtacgcgcaggcgcaggaaGAGGCCACCGACAAGCGCAAGCTGCAGAACATCAGCGAGACGGAGCTGAATGAGCTTGACACCCTCACGAACGACCAgctgcgcacacgtgcgcgcaaTCTGCACCAAGAGACGCAGACGCTCCGTAGCTTCGAGAACCGCTCGAAGCAGGAGTTGGTCTCCCTCAAGCGGGACGTGGAGATGGGCAAAAAGCGTGTAAAGGAGAACAACCGCCTGCCTTACCTCGTCGCGAGCATTGCCGAGGTGCTTGACTtgagcgacgacgaggacgaggcggaggagctggccgTCGGCCGCAAGAAGCCGGAGCGGAAGCAGAAAAGCGCCGTCGTGAAGACGACGAATCGGTACACCGTGTTCCTGCCCGTCGCCGGCCTCGTTGACGCGGAGCGGCTGTCGCCGGAAGATCTGGTAGGCGTGAACAAGGACACATTCCTAGTGCTCgacacgctgccgccggacTACGACAGCCGTGTCAAGGCGATGGAGATCGACGAAAAGCCGAAGGAGAAGTACACAGATGTCGGTGGGCTGGATAAGCAAATCAACGAGCTGATTGAAGCTGTCGTGATGCCCATCACGCACAAGGAGCAGTTCGAGAAGATTGGCATCCAGCCCCCAAAGGGGGTGCTGCTGTACGGGTCGCCCGGTACGGGCAAGACGATGCTggcgcgtgcctgtgcggcagcgacggaCGCGTGCATCCTGCGCCTTGCGGGgccgcagctggtgcagATGTTCATCGGCGACGGTGCCCGCATTGTGCGCGACGCCTTTGCTCTTgcgaagaagaaggcgcCTTCCATCATCTTCATTGACGAGCTCGACGCCGTAGGCTCGAAGCGCTCGGACGAGGGCaagcacggcagccgcgaggTGCAGCGCACCATGCTGGAGCTACTCTCCCAGCTGGATGGCtttggcagcagcgacgatgTGAAGGTGATCGCCGCCACCAATCGCATTGACGTGCTTGAcccggcactgctgcgcagtGGTCGCCTAGACCGCAAGGTGGAGTTCCCAATGccggacgaggaggcgcgcgccaGCATTTTGGAGATTCACTCGCGCCGCATGAATCTCGACAAGGACGTGAATTTCAAGGAGCTTGCCCGATGCACAGATGACATGAACGGCGCACAGCTCAAGGCTGTGTGTGTCGAGGCTGGCATGCTGGCCCTGCGCCACGATCGCACGTATGTGGCACACGAGGACTTCGTTGAGGGCGTGGCcgcggtgcaggcgcgcaAGAAGACGAACCTCAACTACTATGCATAA